The genome window ACTTTTTAAAACAAACAAATATAGTGAATTTTGACGAGAAAACCTCTTAAAAAGAACTTAAAGTATTGGATAAAATAACGTTTTAAACATCATTTTTTGGATTAATTCAATAATTGTTAAAATAAAAAACCGAAATCAAATTGATTTCGGTTTTGAAGTATATAATTTCTATAAATTAAATATCTTTCTTTTCTATGTAAACGACTTTTTTCGTTTCGAAAAAATCTTCGTCAAAAAAGTTTTGAATATCAAATAAAACTGCATTTGGAAAACCTGCTAATTCTTCTGTCAAATCGCCTCCTTTTAGGTATAACAAACCATTTGGAAAAGGATTAATCGCTTCTTTTTTGAATTTCCCGCGAATCCATTCCGCAAATCTTGGCATTGCTGTTACCGCACGAGAAACAACAAAATCATATTTATCTGTCAACTCTTCGGCACGCTTCTGTTCAGCTTTTACATTCGTCAAACCTAAACCATCAGCCACACCTTTTACAACCTTGATTTTTTTCCCGATAGAATCTACCAAATGAAACTGAACATTCGGAAACAAAATTGCCAACGGAATTCCTGGTAAACCTCCGCCAGTTCCTACATCCAGAACAGAAGAACCATCTGCAAACTCCATTACTTTTGCAATCGCTAACGAATGTAAAATATGATTCGTATAAATTTCGTCGATATCTTTTCGAGAAACAACATTGATTTGATCGTTCCATTCTTTGTACAAATCACCAACTTTCGAAAATTGCTCAATTTGTTTTTCCGTTAAGTCAGGAAAATATTTTAAAATTAAATCAATCATTGCTTAAATAATTTCTGAAACTCGCTGACAAACGTAATCTAACAACTTTGTATCGTCTTCTGTAAACGGATTAATTTTGTGCGAATCGATATCAATTTGACCAATATTTTCTCCATTTTTGAAAATTGGAACAACAATTTCAGCTTTCGTTTCTATTGAACAAGCCAAATAATTATCTTGTGCATAAACGTCTGGCACAACAAAAGTTTCGTTAGATTCTGCCACTTGCCCACAAATTCCTTTACCATAAGGAATTATTGTATGATCGGTAGCTGCACCAACATAAGGTCCAAGTTTTAGTTCATTTTTATCTCCATTCTTGAAATAAAATCCCACCCAATTATAGTATTCAACTTCGTCACTCAACAATTGACAAATCTTTTGTAATCTATCTTCCGTAGAAATTGCGCTATCAATTATGACATCCACGCGTTTATGTAAATCTTGCATTTTGTTACTTCTAAAAAAGCAAATTTATTGATTAATCATAACTTAATCAAAAGTTGACGTTTTTCATTTATATTTGTTCAAGATTTTTTAACCAAATGAAAGAATTTAAACCTTTATTGTTATTCCTTGCACGTTTTTTAGGAACTTACATTATTTTAAGTTTAGCTTATAAATTGTATTTGGATCAATATTTACCGCACAATACCCCTGATCCATTTACAAAATTAACATCTGATGTAACAGCTTTTGGTTTGAACAAATGTGGTTTTTTTACTTTTTCTAATATTGCAGAAAACCAACCTTGGATGCGTTTGGTAATGGACGGACAAGTCGCGTCTATTGTAAATGAAGGTTGTAATGCGATTTCTATTTTGATAATTTTCATAGCGTTTATCGTTGCTTTTTACACGAATTTCAAACAAACTTTTTTGTTTATTTTGTCTGGTTTAGCAATTCTTTTTGTGATGAATATTTCGAGAATTATGTTGTTAAATTATATTTTTAGATACCACGCAGAATATGGTAAAATGGCGCACGATTATCTATTCCCTGCAATTATTTATGGTTCAATCGTGATTCTTTGGATTGTTTGGATCAAATTTTTTGTAACAAAATACAATAAGCAAAATGCTAAATAAATATTTACGTTATGCAATTGCAGTTTTACTTGTTTTTGGATTGATATTAGTCCGAAAATTTGAAGATGTTTTATTTTATGATCCTTTCATAAAATACTTTCATTTTGTTGGTCATTCAAAATTCCCAGAAATTGATTTACCAAAATTGAGCGCTAGTTTGACAGTTCGTTATCTTATCAATACATTATTAACTGTATTAATTATTTGGTTTATTTTCTGGAAAAAAATTTACGTTAAATTCTCTATCATTATCATGATTATTGGATTAATCGTTCTTTTACCAATCTATAATTATTTGATTTCGACACAATTTTCATCAGGCGAAATGATTTTCTTTTATGTGAGAAGATTTCTCATTCAGCCTATGTTTTTATTGATTTTAGTTCCTTGTTTTTATTACCAAGAAATACAATATAAAAAAACGGTCGAAAATTAATTTTCGACCGTTTTTTTATTTTATCTAATTTATATTTTACAATAAACCTGATTCATCTTTTTCTTGTTGTGCATCCAATTTTGCTTGCTCTTTTGCAGCAGCTTCTTGTGCTTTTTGTTCTGCAACTTTACGTTTTTCTTCGTTTGCAATCTCTGCATTTGCTTTATTCACCGCTTTGTATTTATAAAGCCAGCCTAAAAATCCTCCCAAAATAAATCCGATACCAGCACCTCCAGTAATTCCTACCAAAAATTCTTTATCCGAAAATAATCTCGAAATATCCAAATTCGTAAAATAATACATTGCAATACTAATCGCAATCAACAAAAATCCAATAAAAGTAGAATAGGTCATCGTTATATGTTTTTAAAATAAATCTTGTAACATTCTTTGGCGAACAGCTTCGTACAAAATCGCTCCAGCCGCAACCGAAACATTCAATGAAGCAGTTTGTCCAGCCATAGGCAATTTAATAATTTTATCCGAAATTTTAATAATAGAATCCGAAACACCATCTTCCTCACTTCCCATCACAATAGCTGCAGGAACAGAGAAATCTGCATCATAAATAAATTCTGCTGATTTTTCAGAAGCACTAAAAATTGAGATTCCAGCCGATTGTAAATATTTAATAACATTCACTAAATTTCCTTCTTTACAAACCGGAATATTATACAACGCCCCTGTCGAAGTTTTGATCGCATCTGCATTTACAGAAGCCGAACCTTTTGCTGGAATAATAATCGCGTCAACACCAACACATTCTGCTGTACGAGCGATCGCACCAAAATTACGAACATCAGAAACACGATCTAAAATCAAAATAAAAGGCGTTTTTCCTTGTTCCCAAATTTGAGGTAATACATTTTCGATTGAATCAAATTCGATTGGAGAAACGAATGCGTAAACACCTTGATGATTTTTTCCAGTAAAACGATTTAGTTTTTCTAAAGGCACATAACTTACAGGAATTTCATATTCAGTGATTAATTTTCTCAATTCTGAAAAAATTTCTCCTTGTAAACCTTTTTGAATAAAAATTTTGTCGATTGTTTTCCCTGCTTCAATCGCTTCTATTACTGGTCTTAAACCAAAAATTCCTGCTTCGTTTTTCATAAGTGCAAAGATAAAAAAATTATACGTAACTATTTACCAATCCTTCTTCTCAATTGTTGCAAATAATTTGGAAAGCTCATATACAACATGCAACCAATGACAATTAGCGAAATCATTGAGATTAAATTTAGTTTGAGATGAATGATTTTTGACACAAAAACAACCACCAAAACAACATTAAATAAGGTTTGAAAATAAAAATGTTGCGCAATTTTTCGTCCAAAATCTGATTTGCTATATGAAGCAAAAAACATAAAAAGCACTAAAATTGTAAGAATTAAACTAATTTTCATTCTAAAAAAATTCACTAAATTTGAAAGGTTAAATATACTCAAAATGCAACAATATCACGATTTATGTAAAAAGGTTTTAGCAGAAGGCGCTTTTAAAGAAGACAGAACGGGAACAGGAACTAAAAGTATTTTTGGTTACCAAATGCGTTTCGATTTGTCGAAAGGTTTCCCTTTGGTGACGACTAAAAAATTACATTTAAAATCGATTATCTACGAATTGTTGTGGTTTTTGAAAGGTGATACGAATATCAAATATTTAACAGATAATGGTGTAAGAATATGGAACGAATGGGCTGACGAAAATGGTGATTTAGGTCCTATTTATGGTCATCAATGGCGTTCATGGGGGAAACCAAATGGAGAAGTTGTTGACCAAATTAAAGTTGCGATTGATCAAATAAAAAATAATCCTGATTCACGTAGAATTATAGTTTCTGCTTGGAATGTTGGAGAATTAGATCAAATGGCTTTAGCTCCATGTCATGCATTTTTTCAGTTTTATGTGAATGATGGAAAATTATCGTTGCAATTGTATCAACGTAGTGCAGATATTTTCTTAGGTGTTCCATTCAATATTGCGTCATATGCGTTATTACAAATGATGGTTGCACAA of Empedobacter falsenii contains these proteins:
- the rsmG gene encoding 16S rRNA (guanine(527)-N(7))-methyltransferase RsmG; protein product: MDLILKYFPDLTEKQIEQFSKVGDLYKEWNDQINVVSRKDIDEIYTNHILHSLAIAKVMEFADGSSVLDVGTGGGLPGIPLAILFPNVQFHLVDSIGKKIKVVKGVADGLGLTNVKAEQKRAEELTDKYDFVVSRAVTAMPRFAEWIRGKFKKEAINPFPNGLLYLKGGDLTEELAGFPNAVLFDIQNFFDEDFFETKKVVYIEKKDI
- a CDS encoding GAF domain-containing protein, whose amino-acid sequence is MQDLHKRVDVIIDSAISTEDRLQKICQLLSDEVEYYNWVGFYFKNGDKNELKLGPYVGAATDHTIIPYGKGICGQVAESNETFVVPDVYAQDNYLACSIETKAEIVVPIFKNGENIGQIDIDSHKINPFTEDDTKLLDYVCQRVSEII
- the xrtF gene encoding exosortase family protein XrtF, which produces MKEFKPLLLFLARFLGTYIILSLAYKLYLDQYLPHNTPDPFTKLTSDVTAFGLNKCGFFTFSNIAENQPWMRLVMDGQVASIVNEGCNAISILIIFIAFIVAFYTNFKQTFLFILSGLAILFVMNISRIMLLNYIFRYHAEYGKMAHDYLFPAIIYGSIVILWIVWIKFFVTKYNKQNAK
- a CDS encoding exosortase F system-associated membrane protein; protein product: MLNKYLRYAIAVLLVFGLILVRKFEDVLFYDPFIKYFHFVGHSKFPEIDLPKLSASLTVRYLINTLLTVLIIWFIFWKKIYVKFSIIIMIIGLIVLLPIYNYLISTQFSSGEMIFFYVRRFLIQPMFLLILVPCFYYQEIQYKKTVEN
- the rlmB gene encoding 23S rRNA (guanosine(2251)-2'-O)-methyltransferase RlmB gives rise to the protein MKNEAGIFGLRPVIEAIEAGKTIDKIFIQKGLQGEIFSELRKLITEYEIPVSYVPLEKLNRFTGKNHQGVYAFVSPIEFDSIENVLPQIWEQGKTPFILILDRVSDVRNFGAIARTAECVGVDAIIIPAKGSASVNADAIKTSTGALYNIPVCKEGNLVNVIKYLQSAGISIFSASEKSAEFIYDADFSVPAAIVMGSEEDGVSDSIIKISDKIIKLPMAGQTASLNVSVAAGAILYEAVRQRMLQDLF
- a CDS encoding thymidylate synthase, whose translation is MQQYHDLCKKVLAEGAFKEDRTGTGTKSIFGYQMRFDLSKGFPLVTTKKLHLKSIIYELLWFLKGDTNIKYLTDNGVRIWNEWADENGDLGPIYGHQWRSWGKPNGEVVDQIKVAIDQIKNNPDSRRIIVSAWNVGELDQMALAPCHAFFQFYVNDGKLSLQLYQRSADIFLGVPFNIASYALLQMMVAQVCDLEVGDFVHTFGDAHIYKNHFEQVELQLTREPFPLPTMKINPNVKDIFDFTYEDFELENYQAHPHIKGIVAV